The following are encoded together in the Phenylobacterium sp. NIBR 498073 genome:
- a CDS encoding UTP--glucose-1-phosphate uridylyltransferase codes for MTKRVRKAVLPVAGLGTRVLPVARATPKNLLNVFDRPILSYVIEEARAAGIEHFVFITSRGQGAIEDYFDGNPEIEGALEAKGKTDVLAEVRRDILPPGSMSFIRQMAPLGLGHAVWCARDIIGDEPFAVILPDMLMAAQTPALAQAVAAYEQVGGNIVVVEPVPDSETHKYGIVALDQREGRLNRMTAMVEKPKQGTAPSNLIISGRYILQPEIFPLLERQGKGAGGEIQLTDSMLELMKDQDFHALEYDGTTFDCGDKIGLLRANVAFALQRPEFADAARKAIGDLL; via the coding sequence ATGACCAAACGCGTGCGCAAGGCCGTGCTGCCGGTGGCTGGACTGGGAACCCGGGTCCTGCCCGTGGCGCGCGCCACGCCGAAGAACCTGCTGAACGTCTTCGACCGACCGATCCTGTCCTATGTGATCGAGGAGGCGCGGGCGGCCGGCATCGAGCACTTCGTGTTCATCACCAGCCGCGGCCAGGGCGCGATCGAGGACTATTTCGACGGCAACCCGGAGATCGAGGGCGCGCTGGAGGCCAAGGGCAAGACCGACGTCCTGGCCGAGGTGCGGCGGGACATCCTGCCGCCCGGCTCGATGAGCTTCATCCGCCAGATGGCGCCGCTGGGCCTGGGCCATGCGGTCTGGTGCGCCCGCGACATCATCGGCGACGAGCCGTTCGCGGTGATCCTGCCCGACATGCTGATGGCCGCGCAGACCCCGGCCCTGGCCCAGGCGGTCGCCGCCTATGAGCAGGTCGGCGGCAACATCGTCGTGGTCGAGCCGGTGCCCGACAGCGAGACCCACAAGTACGGCATCGTCGCCCTGGACCAGCGCGAGGGCCGGCTGAACCGGATGACCGCCATGGTCGAGAAGCCCAAACAGGGAACCGCGCCGTCGAACCTGATCATCTCCGGCCGCTATATCCTGCAGCCCGAAATCTTCCCGTTGCTGGAGCGCCAGGGCAAGGGCGCGGGCGGCGAGATCCAGCTGACCGACTCCATGCTCGAGCTGATGAAGGACCAGGACTTCCACGCCCTGGAGTACGACGGGACCACCTTTGACTGCGGCGACAAGATCGGCCTGCTGCGGGCCAATGTCGCCTTTGCGCTGCAGCGCCCCGAGTTCGCCGACGCCGCCCGCAAGGCCATCGGGGACCTGCTCTAG
- a CDS encoding SDR family oxidoreductase produces the protein MRLLVYGYGFVGRALARRMAAAGWDVAATWRDPSAAKAMRAEGVEPLPAEDKQAIAERLADVQAVLVTPPPGPEGCPALQVLVPALAKAGAFPDWIGYLSTTGVYGDRRGGWAFEDSRLAAQSPEGARRVAAERDWLEVGRGMGLTVTVHRLPGIYGLGRSAFERLREGRAKRYDAPGHVVGRVHVDDVAAGLEASIARPRAGGIYNLVDDEPAANSAVIAYAARLLGLPEPPLTPLDIEALPVKAQRFYRENRRVSNARAKAELGWRPAYPTYREGLAAILAGERQT, from the coding sequence GTGCGACTGCTAGTCTACGGCTACGGTTTCGTCGGACGCGCCCTGGCGCGGCGGATGGCGGCGGCCGGCTGGGACGTGGCGGCCACCTGGCGCGACCCGTCCGCCGCCAAGGCGATGCGCGCCGAGGGCGTCGAGCCCCTGCCCGCGGAGGACAAGCAGGCGATCGCCGAGCGGCTGGCCGACGTGCAGGCGGTGCTGGTGACGCCGCCGCCGGGGCCGGAGGGCTGCCCGGCGCTGCAGGTGCTGGTTCCGGCCCTGGCCAAGGCCGGGGCGTTTCCCGACTGGATCGGCTATCTCTCAACCACCGGCGTCTATGGCGACCGGCGCGGCGGCTGGGCGTTCGAGGACAGCCGCCTGGCCGCGCAATCGCCGGAGGGCGCGCGGCGGGTGGCCGCCGAGCGCGACTGGCTGGAGGTCGGCCGCGGCATGGGCCTGACCGTCACCGTACACCGGCTGCCCGGAATCTACGGCCTCGGCCGCTCGGCGTTCGAGCGGCTGCGCGAGGGGCGGGCCAAGCGCTACGACGCGCCGGGGCATGTGGTCGGCCGGGTGCATGTCGACGACGTGGCGGCGGGGCTGGAAGCCTCGATCGCGCGGCCGCGGGCCGGCGGGATCTACAACCTGGTCGACGACGAGCCGGCGGCCAACAGCGCGGTGATCGCCTATGCGGCGCGCCTGCTGGGTTTGCCTGAACCGCCGCTGACGCCGCTGGACATCGAGGCCCTGCCGGTCAAGGCGCAGCGGTTCTACCGCGAGAACCGCCGGGTCTCGAATGCGCGGGCCAAGGCCGAGCTGGGCTGGCGGCCGGCCTACCCGACCTATCGCGAGGGGCTGGCGGCGATTTTGGCCGGCGAGCGCCAGACTTAG